From Plasmodium relictum strain SGS1 genome assembly, contig: PRELSG_00_v1_423, whole genome shotgun sequence:
tatatatttCGAGATAACATTGAATGAATTAAagattaatttttgttatttgttataaattttgtgtgtgtttttaattaaaagaataagtaatactttgtaaataaaaactcatttataataattaaaaaactaatatacatataaacgtatatttagttatacatgctctttattaatttatttgtttagtACTCTAGCAAATTCATTAAACaatcaattaataaataaattggttaataaaagatatcaTTAGCCTTTTACAAAATAATGGTTGGAAACTTATATGGAAAATAGAAAGTTGTCCATGAATAttcattaattaaaaaaaaaaaaaggtcattgttttttttatttttgtattttgtTTAAggatttttttaactttttttttttttgagatgAATTACTTAAGGTGTTGAAATTTATCAAgactaataaatttttaaacaatACAAAAATCAATTCGAAgtgtaaaagaaaaaaaaagacttttttttttattggtatttaattattatttattttttaaagtatgttaataattataatttaaatttgtttaactattttaaaagattattttacatataatCAATAGTTTTAACGaagatttaaatttttaataaatataaggaaaaattctattaaaataaataagtgGCTCCAAATCAATAAATGTTTACTTATGTAAATTATAAGTGTAAAGTTTACTTACATATGATATCAATGTAATTTTACAATTAAAATTAGTAGATACATCTCTACATAttcgtttttttttaatttttttgtttagtATTCTGGACAGTTATTCAAAATCCAATAAAACACGTATTGAATAGTCATGGTAGCATAGAAAATGTACAATTTCtacttatttattataaaattacctataaacaaatataattcctatataattatatttcttaataattggttaataaaggttattattaacctttttcgGTACAAAATGCTAGGTTACTGTACGTGTATCTACAAGTACCCATGCACTAACAGAGaatgttataatttttgtagtacactaagctagtttgtGTATGTGTATGTACAAACTAATTGTGTACTAAcactaataaataaaaaaaaaaaaaaaatatagatatgttttgttgtttttgttttatttttgttttgaaatatttaaaaaaaaaaattttttttttttttttggggttttttttgtttgttaagaaaatttttgttaattaaaaaaaattaaatatctttttaaaattaaaaagataagattaataatttttgtataatcaatgttatattttaaaaataacattgaataatataaagatttgactttattgattgttatagtttgtatatacgtttttaattaaaagaataagtaattctttataattaaaaactcatttataacaattaataaggcTATTAAAAtcgtaataaaattttactcagtcataaatgctctttattaatttgtttgtttaatactctagcaaagtcattaagcgTCCAAATAATAAACCAATAATAGAATAAATAAtctattttatataactGTTTAccttaataataatatacatTATTTCAAtgtctttattatttttaaagaaaatattaacttgtgaaaatttatacaatttaataaaattttgtaaaattttttaataacagTTAAAAAATTCAATACCTAATAattaaagagaaaaaaaacttttttttttaaaagagtACACTATTCATTtacaataatttttcatgATTTTCATTTTACCTTCTAAATTTCTTATACtcaattatttattataagaaTCTTTATATAATACTTCAGATTTTCATACGTAAGCACAtacaatgaaaataattaattttaataaatattatatagtaacaaaacaaaaaaaaaatttacataaaataattttatcacAAATAAGACACACTAACTACTATTATAAAATTGcttttaactttttaattaataataaaaaatatatattagatTCAAGAAAATGCAAGTCATTTGTGCATTGCATTGTTTTTCTTTCACataattttatgataaatttatatatatgaactTAGTATTTGATTAATTCATCTCTTCACTTTTGAATCTttcaaatattaatttattaattggctgTTAAATGAATTTGctaaaatattaaacaaacaaattaataaagggCATATATAACTGAATATACTGATTTTagtatatatacttatattgtacatagaaatatttatcatatatagCACTTAATTTGAAATAAGCTATTCTATATTGCTTAGcagatatatatttactttgaAAAATGTAtacttatttacaaagaataagtacattcttttaatttagaaaTGAACATAATTAAGTTATAACAAagagaaaaatgaaattctAAATTATTCACCGCTATTTCGGAATATACAATTTTGAATATAGCATAAACactatactttttatttattaaaagaaataaaaagttttctTATAGTCacttttcatatattaatttttatataagtaaaaattttctCTTCAATTCAAAActcaacaaaaaaaaaataaaaaaaatatagctatatatacatatatgctttttaactagcgtcaATGCATGACTAACTTGTATTTTCCTGATAAGCAAGATagctttatatattataaaaagttaataacATTTTTGATTAACCAGATATATATTGAAGGtagaatttataataaaatgcaAAAACTTCTACCATggcatttttttaataaaaaattagaattttatttaaaaagttgATTAACAAAGTAAAGCATGAGATTCAAAGTCTAAAGAAGCAGGTCTGGTATATTTAATGGATATGCCACATAATTCACCTAGTAATTCCTGTATTCTCTCTGCCGTATTCTGTATTTGCTGTCCTGATaagttaatatttattaaccttaaatatttttcaaaaatactttttatagAACTTATACGGCCAATAACTTCCGTTTTCTGTGCAATAtcatctttttcatttaattcaataaaaatatcttcCATTGCTCTTTGCTCTGCCcaaaaaatattcttcaaAAGTGAATAATAATCCATTGTTGTTAATATTTCAGAACGTAAATTAAAAAGACGACCACTTATTCTATTCGCCATTCTTTCTAAGGCTTCATCATCTTCCATCACCACCTGATAATATTTTCTTGCTGAATCAacaatttccttttttatggCATCTAAATCAGTTAcagatttttttatatcactAAGATTCTTAAATCCCAATACATGATCCAAACAATAAATTGTCATATGAAACTCTAATCTACAATCTTCcctaaaatatacaaaaattcTATCTTTTGTTATCTCAACTTCTTTTGAAGATGATGCTTGTGATGACTCCGCAGCTTTAATTTCCAATATGTTATACTCAAATATATGCCCTATTAATATAatgtaatttaataaaaaaatatatttcttaatcattttgaaaaataaatggatataaaattattattttctaaaataaattctaaaaaaaaatatgctaATTATGTATcatcaatatatttttattttacaaaaaaaatataagtaaatAGTATATAATAATTGATACTAagttaaaattaattcttatattgttaaaatttttttctaattttttagtaAGAAATACcatagaaaaataatttatgatttatattaggaaaatttttttttattttttttggtttTACTTGTTTGCACAAAAAGCGTAAtaagaaatttatttttaatgacaATTCATTAATTGTAAATAGAATTATATTGAacacatattttatttcatttttaattttgcatggttaaaaacatattaaattttttttttatattaataatagctaattaaaaaaaaaatctccGAGTTACCTTTTAATGAgctaaattatattttaaaaagtaaaatattataaatataaacttCATTTACTTTAAATGAAGTATGTTAAATTAATTTCTATAATATTaggtttaaataaaattatatataaattgaaaaaaatatatatattagaatatattaaatatattagagTACACAATAGGATATAtactatataaatatacaattataattcatttttagtACAATAGAAATGCATATTAATTTTCTAggagataaaataaatattgtaaataataaattttttctatttttttattttggaAAGAATAGTAAAAGGCATGCATATGtgaattttctatttttataaactaAATACATCAAAATTataagttatatttttttttttttgtgtaatTACGTAaacattttcaaaaaaagCTCACACAGCATAGTTTTtctctatatatattaaaggTGATGTGTTTttacatgtatatattttgataACAATAACCTTATTTAAAACGAAAAAATAactcataaaaaaaaaaattgaatacaTCTTTCGaagttgaaaaaaatattcttaacagtattttttcattaactataatatattgtttttctgtataatatattattgattattatttagaaaaaaaagtgaatgcatataaaaaaaattttaattacgtcttttttttaaaaaactaaaaaaaattaaaataaacataattttcttaaaaatttaagaaaataaaaagttatataaaagtaaaacatatttttgatttattaattctgttgatttattaaattgttCATTaggtatttttataataaacatacaaaaatcaaattttaaaaatttaatattaaatcaATTATATACTCTTTAATATGTAATATTGACACTAAATAAGCATATTATACCATATAAAGTAACCAAACttaaaatatgtaattttattatttttgttattcaTGGTATGTCTTTATAGTTCAAATATAtcgaaattttttattaaagttctttttttccttttttaaaaaaaaagtcgcaatagaaaaaagatatgtttttttaagttttagatagaaattttaaaattcaaTTATTTTAGTTGCGTTTAccaaaacataaaaaaatttcaattaACTGAAATGtattcttaataaaaaaaatatattatttataaagaaataattccCTCCCCAAAAAGgtatattttatatcttcttttttttaaaataaaaaaggataaacaaaaaaaaaaatgtaagttttttttttttaattttttctaatcGTTATACACATCTTTGTAGGCAATCCTTACATTtcacatattttatttattttactaaaCATCATAAATTtgcatataaataaaatttttataacctattttattaaccaaattCATAAGTCGTATCATAGTCTTTTAAAGTACTAATTGAGCATCCAAAGATTGgaatatataatttctttaatatgGTAATTTATTATCCTGCACACGATATGTATCTttataatgaatataaaagttTAATTAGTTTTAAATTAGgttaattatatattctttaacATGAAGGATTAACATAAGATAAAATAATCATTTTACGGAATATGAAAaacataatatattaataaaatattatacttatattttattttctacgATGTattgttaataaaaatatttattgcCTTTTTTGAatacttaataaaaaattataaattaaagaatttggttatatatacaaaacaTTTGATAATTAGATGCACAAAATgtataaagaaatattttttccttaTGTACGCAAAACgttttaaaaagtaaaataattgctttaaaaaaaattatagtaaaatatatatgaattaaatatatatttagtaaaaatacgtatatgaaaattttgatcattgaaaaattaaaaaaatatgaaataaagtatgtacattaaaaaaaaaaaaaaattaacacattttattttttaaagaataacaatgagtttttaaaaattaaataaaagaaaaggaaaaaaaaattttttttctttatttttcgTAAAGGGAAAAATAACCGCCAGATTACTCTAGTTTTTAATTGACTTACTAATTAAATATCTTTGTTGACTTTATTAAActtaatttttatcaattaattattttagtgataatgaataaaatattggattaatttacttttattattaaaattttaataattatttaaaataagttatttattcaatttttaatgcaatattattgaaattatatattaaatattactatttaatttattaaaaatataattaatgtaTCCTAAATTGTatatgctctttattaattaattgttcaatattatataaaattaaattgaatatccaattaataaaccaATTTATCAACATAATTCGTAAAATTAAGTTAAAACCTTTATTTctgttttaatttatttctattatttcatttcattaaaaacaaaatgcctcattttataattactCGTTAACTTCATATTTAATcaaaaattatcatttaaaaaaaaaaatatatcaaaaagaaataaaatttctcTATCTAAAAAAATGTTCATAGAAAAACTATGTATGGATATTTTGTTTCATAAAACTGAATAAAACCATTACTCAAAATCTAGGTAGAGAACCACTCCAAAATAGACGGTTATTTTATCATCCTTAAAATATCATTAGTTaatgttatttattttgCTTAATACAGTAAAATGACGTCTTGAAAAAGGTTAGTAATTCACTTTATTAACCAAGAATTCTAAGATATTCTTCGAGAAACATGTACTAAGTGCATGGTATCTATGATATTTAGTATAAGCCAATTCCTTGAAATTAGCATGGCGAATATCATCCTAATTTCCTTATTTATAGTCCTTATAACTTCAAccacttattttttttgagcTAGTTCTTAAATTCAATTCTATCTCTAGTTTATCTACTGAAACAATAGATGTTATATGTAAATCAGCATTATTATCTGGAAGAACTTGCATTTTTTTACCATTAAGAAACATAACATTAGTTAATCATTTATTAAGTGAATATTCAACTGGTATATCGTACtgaacaaataaattaataaagagcacaTAGTTACTTCtactaatttttattaaaaattcaaatcttcgttaaaattattcattatatatatataaaataatcttttaaaataaataaataaatttaaactctaattattaaaatttttcaaaagtttataaaaattaaatattaataaatactaaatcctttttttttttctcttaaaCTTTGAATTCAATTtatgattatttaaaaactAACTCTGCTTGATAAATTTTAACACAAAAAACAATTtatcttaaaaaataaagttaaaaataaaaaaaaaaatatttaaaaaaaaaaaaaataaaaaaaatagtgattttttttttttttttagagaaTGTGCGTTGTTAACTTTCTATCGTCTGTataatttttagaaaatataatctCTGCtagaattatatattaaaaattaattttactaaaaataGGTAAGAATTGcaaatgctctttattaatttatttgttcaatattaaataaaagttattaaataggaaattaataaatcagctTCATatccattttcttttttgtattaCTGTGATACCATCATATATATCTCTATCCACACTttcaatataaattttttcttcttccatctatatttcattatttctactttatatttttgttcaCTTTCTCTACCTAGTCACTAAGTTGTATCattaacatatttatattaagaGGAAATATATAGTACATCCTAGTTAGTTGTgcatgtaaaaatatttactcAAACATGTGCATCGTGTTGCATACTGTAATACGGAAGTAtttaaaatgtatatttatatgtgtgtaaaatgattttaatttatttcacTTTCTTTAGTGCAATTTGGACTTAGATAATTGATATGAGTGTTACCAAGTAATGttcatattaatttaaaatgcGAACTATACAAGTGataaatataacaaataatCTTTCATGAAAAAAACTattaaaatgatataattaattaGTATGAGTAATgtactttattaattaattcattcgatatttgatataaaattattgaatAACTAGTTAATAgggaagaaaataattataattactttaaattttattaaagtaaAATTATACTTTATGTAATCTCAatcatattataatattaactaaaatataaaaaactttATTAAAACTTTGAATTCTTACATTTGAAAAAGACAAATTagttcataaaaaaaaataaaaactctaaaaaaatatatataaataattttttttcatttttttgtaaataccTTTAATAATTTGCATatagaataataaaacattTCATTAATTACTTCCATATGTAATAAGAAGACATATAATAATTTGCCTCAGATACAGAATATAGATAACATATTACaaattatttcatatttacaaaagaaaaaaatatattcaattatattgtaaatataaagaaagaaTACTCTATTggatttttaaaaattaaattgaacaattaaaaaagaaaataaatcattttatTGAACACGACTCCAATTAAGTGCTATttacattaattttaaatgtgAACAATTtaagttttaaaaataacgAATAATAATTGATGATAAAAactattataataattgaCATGAATGATACCAATTCAGAACTGTTCACATTAATTTAAATGTGAACAATTTAATGTTAAAAATAGTATATAGTAATATGTgataaaaattgtaaataaaagtagtatataataattagtaATAAAAACTTCTGAAAAAGTgattaaaataaagataaaagttaaaatttcatttaactTAAATTATAGAGTAAAGTTACTTAAAAAGTAATTATCaataacaataattttattaaattatcatttgGGACATTACGAGAGTATTTAATCAATTAATCAGTATTCGAAATATATCTTAtttagttaatttttttttaaacttgtTCCTTCTCATTTTCGTCTAATAAATTTCTAATCcactttttattatattcattaaacgattttccttatttttgTAGGTACTACTTTTATATCCTTTTTTTCCTCTCTGACATAAGGTTTCTTACTCCTTTCATTTCCATCGCTTCTATTCTGCTATTTTTgaataactttttttctacttttctccttttttttacatcATTCTATGCTTCTTTAACTTGATGCTATttctttcttctttttttatgttttctttttccaTGAGATTTATATATGTCCTTTATCATTTCTCCATATATTCAAATTCTCAAAAATTCTCTCTTATTCAATTACCATTTCTCTTTGTGGAATTTTAATACTATTAACACGTGTATTTCTatctatattttctattagtacatttttctattaatatattctttactttctatatttttttctttgtaatttattattttcccCTATATATAgacctttttattttaatttctatttctttttttccaGCATCTCataacatttaatttttctttggCTCTACTGTATATTTTATCAGTTCACTTTTCCTTCttattcttcatttttttaccAGACTCACTTTAtttgattaataaaaatatatattaatctGTTTATGAGCACAATATACAAAACTAATTTCTTAATATTTGCAAGAACAGAACTAATTCAAGCTGAAACAGGCTAGAGTtgagaaaataaaaactcatgcAAACTAAGACATTCTAAATTTGTCAGATCTGTAAATTTAGCATTCATATTTTTgctgtattttttttatatatgcatatcactttattataaaaaaaaataaataaattttttttttaaaaaggaaatttttttttgtttaaggAGAGAAGTATATTTTtcgtttaaaaaaaaaaagcgaataaaatattacatGAACTACTAagagaaataataaaaatataaaaagggaatacttttattaaacACACTATACTTATATTAACATAAAGTGCTTATTACATACTTTGTAAGCAATTTGTGTTAAAACttacatatttttagatGATTAAACAATTAAATAAcctatattttaaattcataCTAAAATAATTAGTATATCAAACTTAGTCTATATTCCAATACAAGTTTTTTTTTCGCTGTTTAAACTAATGTAAAAGTGTTTTAATgatcaattaataaatcatatatacataaaaattattttttttaatgaaaaaaaaaaggaaaaatatatttatgtttgCTTTTAGATCTATAATAATAAGcacaaattataaaatattaaatatatatacaatttgaaaatattttaaatattttattcaaattattACATGTAATTTTGAGGAATATAATATCTCGTAAAAAGTAGAAAacgaagtaaaaaaaaaatttaattaaatattttctcattaaatttttaaaaaaagtttgGGTATATAATTTCTCAGTTTTCACTTTTTAACTTCTTATTTACTATACATCTATTAAGATTTTCCTTATTGAATAtctaataacaatttttttatcttaaatgttttttatctaaattttatatattatattatcaaTTTATTATTTGGCAGATTATATACTCTTGGaatatttcaaataataatataatttcttaTTGATAATTAtgtattctttatatatactaataaattaagttaaaatttcaacttatatttcattttaatcactttctcaatatttttttatcacaAATTActatctattatttttaatattatattgttTACACTTAATTTGATATGAACACTGCTTAATTAATATCGTTAATATAAATTGTCTTattgtaataatttttattaattattatctttatttttaaaaattaaattgtttacataaaataaaagtgcGAACACTAAATTGGTATCACTCACACCAATTATTtccctaaaaaaaaattattttcttaatttaattttttttattttttttgggaaaattatacagaaaaaaaataaaataaaatcattttgagatcacatatataaatactttttattagTTTGCATATATACCGTATATAGCGCGATGTACATATTTgaacaaatatttttattttcacaaTTAAATTAGTAAATGCTATTTATTCTTAATATAAATAGGCTAATAATACTATTTATTGACCATATCGTGAATTT
This genomic window contains:
- a CDS encoding gamete antigen 27/25, putative, yielding MIKKYIFLLNYIILIGHIFEYNILEIKAAESSQASSSKEVEITKDRIFVYFREDCRLEFHMTIYCLDHVLGFKNLSDIKKSVTDLDAIKKEIVDSARKYYQVVMEDDEALERMANRISGRLFNLRSEILTTMDYYSLLKNIFWAEQRAMEDIFIELNEKDDIAQKTEVIGRISSIKSIFEKYLRLININLSGQQIQNTAERIQELLGELCGISIKYTRPASLDFESHALLC